In Gossypium arboreum isolate Shixiya-1 chromosome 6, ASM2569848v2, whole genome shotgun sequence, the following are encoded in one genomic region:
- the LOC108484344 gene encoding PRA1 family protein B1-like — translation MASPATIPMTTSQSTVGGGTQSQPPIATPAFRAFLSRFTSSIRQGLSQRRPWYELIDRSAMARPDNLTDAYSRIRKNLSYFKVNYITLLVVVLAFSILSHPLSLLVLLGLLAAWVFLYLFRPSDQPLVVFGRTFSDRETLGALVVLTVFVVFLTSVGSLLISALLVGVAIVCIHGAFRVPEDLFLDDQEPANSGFLSFLGGAASSAAAAAAPAVASRV, via the coding sequence ATGGCGTCCCCCGCGACCATTCCGATGACGACGTCTCAATCTACGGTCGGTGGTGGTACCCAATCACAGCCCCCGATAGCCACGCCTGCGTTTAGGGCGTTCCTCTCGCGCTTCACGTCCTCGATCCGTCAAGGACTCTCCCAACGCCGTCCATGGTATGAACTCATTGATCGGTCCGCCATGGCCCGTCCCGATAATCTAACTGATGCCTATTCCCGGATCCGCAAAAACCTCTCTTACTTCAAAGTCAATTATATAACTCTACTAGTGGTTGTGCTCGCCTTTTCTATCCTATCGCATCCCCTCTCTCTCCTCGTCCTCCTCGGCCTCCTTGCCGCTTGGGTCTTCCTTTACCTCTTCCGACCGTCGGATCAGCCTCTCGTGGTCTTCGGCCGTACGTTCTCCGATCGTGAGACACTTGGCGCGTTGGTGGTGTTGACCGTCTTCGTCGTGTTCTTGACCAGCGTTGGATCGCTCTTGATCTCCGCGCTCTTGGTTGGCGTCGCTATCGTTTGCATACATGGTGCTTTTAGGGTTCCAGAGGACTTGTTCTTGGACGATCAGGAGCCTGCGAACTCCGGATTCCTCTCTTTCCTTGGTGGCGCCGCCTCCTCTGCTGCCGCTGCGGCAGCCCCTGCAGTTGCCTCTCGCGTGTGA